In Pseudonocardia sp. C8, one genomic interval encodes:
- a CDS encoding FAD-dependent oxidoreductase has product MPFAITQTCCTDASCVAACPVNCIHPTPGEPDFGTTDMLYIDPRACIDCGACADACPVDAVFPVERLSASLAGYAEVNAAYYEGKPVAGKLEGGDSPLFHDWQPATFTRSLPADMAPLDVAVVGTGPAGMYAAQDLLLHTPSRVTLVDRLETPGGLVRYGVAPDHPSTKGIGESFARFHTHPRVRMRLGTEVGRDVTADELADQHDAVVWAVGAPASKDLGLEGEGLPGSIAADTVVGWYNGHPDVPRDAVDTRRDRVVVIGTGNVALDVARVLTASPDDLAGTPIDPHALAALRSGAVRDVVLLGRRGPESVAATAPELRELLGRTGVDVVVDEHDPRVTESLDGPAASEAHGLLQRARREKIDWSVPAGAPRVVFRFHSAPDRIAGTVRVQGVHTAEGAEIPAGLVVRAVGHRGRPVPGLPFDDDRGVVPHDAGRVRERPGHYVVGWIKRGPSGGIGTNRTCAAETVGSLLDDAVAGRLPARSRQASPLRAAVRKLRVRGG; this is encoded by the coding sequence GTGCCCTTCGCGATCACCCAGACCTGCTGCACCGACGCGTCCTGCGTCGCCGCGTGCCCGGTCAACTGCATCCACCCGACGCCCGGCGAGCCGGACTTCGGGACGACCGACATGCTCTACATCGATCCGCGGGCGTGCATCGACTGCGGGGCCTGCGCGGATGCGTGCCCGGTCGACGCGGTGTTCCCGGTGGAGCGTCTGAGTGCCTCGCTGGCCGGCTACGCCGAGGTCAACGCCGCCTACTACGAGGGCAAGCCGGTCGCCGGGAAGCTCGAGGGGGGCGACTCGCCGCTGTTCCACGACTGGCAGCCCGCGACGTTCACCCGGTCGCTGCCCGCGGACATGGCGCCGCTGGACGTCGCCGTCGTCGGGACCGGGCCGGCCGGGATGTACGCGGCGCAGGACCTGCTGCTGCACACCCCGTCGCGGGTGACGTTGGTGGACCGGCTGGAGACCCCGGGGGGTCTGGTCCGCTACGGCGTCGCGCCCGACCACCCGTCGACCAAGGGGATCGGCGAGTCGTTCGCCCGCTTCCACACCCACCCGCGGGTCCGGATGCGGCTCGGGACCGAGGTCGGGCGGGACGTCACGGCCGACGAGCTCGCCGACCAGCACGACGCCGTGGTCTGGGCGGTCGGCGCGCCCGCGTCGAAGGACCTCGGCCTGGAGGGGGAGGGGCTGCCCGGCAGCATCGCCGCGGACACCGTCGTCGGCTGGTACAACGGCCACCCCGATGTCCCGCGGGACGCCGTCGACACCCGCCGGGACCGGGTCGTCGTGATCGGGACCGGCAACGTCGCGCTGGACGTCGCGCGGGTGCTGACCGCGTCGCCGGACGACCTGGCCGGCACCCCGATCGACCCGCACGCCCTCGCGGCGCTGCGCTCCGGCGCGGTCCGGGACGTCGTCCTGCTCGGCCGGCGCGGCCCCGAGTCGGTCGCCGCGACGGCGCCGGAACTGCGGGAGCTGCTCGGCCGGACCGGGGTGGACGTGGTCGTCGACGAGCACGACCCGCGGGTCACGGAGTCCCTCGACGGGCCGGCCGCCTCCGAGGCGCACGGCCTGCTGCAACGGGCCCGCCGCGAGAAGATCGACTGGTCGGTGCCGGCCGGGGCGCCGCGCGTGGTGTTCCGCTTCCACTCCGCCCCCGACCGGATCGCCGGCACGGTCCGCGTGCAGGGCGTGCACACCGCCGAGGGCGCCGAGATCCCGGCCGGCCTGGTGGTGCGGGCGGTCGGGCACCGCGGCCGTCCGGTCCCGGGGCTGCCGTTCGACGACGACCGGGGCGTCGTCCCGCACGACGCCGGCCGGGTCCGGGAGCGGCCCGGGCACTACGTCGTCGGCTGGATCAAGCGTGGGCCCTCCGGCGGCATCGGGACCAACCGCACCTGCGCGGCCGAGACGGTCGGCTCGCTGCTGGACGACGCCGTCGCCGGTCGCCTGCCGGCCCGGAGCCGGCAGGCCTCTCCGCTGCGGGCCGCGGTGCGGAAGCTGCGCGTGCGCGGCGGCTGA
- a CDS encoding LmeA family phospholipid-binding protein, with translation MAGPDPVAVPEGPGVLESAVLLASGTGPGSALLLRALVEAVRVRYVGRETTLRSHDAEVRLVPTAVEASALGTRALTTGRLDDVRLTARAVVRPSLRLRELTVRASEVRLRPALAPELVTGPVDIAAVLDPDWVAGRLREHAPAVVATIDPDGVPRVRLRDRPGLGAAELAVAVDGHTLSWTVAALTVGGRRVEPSRGMRAMVDRTRLRAIRSGQVELAGLPPQLHLHGVELAPDRITVRGTLPGWRRTIPAARIDDVLRGALSLLDLGR, from the coding sequence ATGGCCGGACCGGACCCCGTCGCGGTTCCCGAGGGGCCCGGGGTACTGGAGAGCGCCGTGCTGCTCGCGTCCGGCACCGGCCCCGGGTCCGCCCTGCTGCTGCGCGCGCTCGTCGAGGCCGTCCGCGTCCGCTACGTCGGCCGCGAGACGACGCTGCGCAGCCACGATGCGGAGGTCCGGCTGGTCCCGACCGCCGTCGAGGCGTCCGCGCTCGGGACGCGGGCCCTGACCACCGGCCGGCTCGACGACGTCCGGCTCACCGCGCGCGCCGTCGTCCGGCCCTCGCTGCGGTTGCGGGAGCTCACGGTGCGGGCCTCCGAGGTCCGGCTGCGGCCGGCGCTGGCCCCGGAGCTGGTCACGGGGCCGGTGGACATCGCGGCCGTGCTGGACCCGGACTGGGTGGCGGGCCGGCTGCGCGAGCACGCTCCGGCGGTGGTGGCCACGATCGACCCGGACGGCGTCCCCCGGGTACGGCTGCGGGACCGTCCCGGGCTCGGGGCGGCGGAGCTCGCGGTGGCCGTCGACGGGCACACCCTGTCCTGGACGGTCGCCGCGCTGACGGTCGGCGGGCGCCGGGTCGAGCCCTCCCGCGGGATGCGGGCGATGGTCGACCGCACCCGGCTGCGCGCGATCCGGTCCGGGCAGGTCGAGCTGGCGGGCCTGCCGCCACAGCTGCACCTGCACGGCGTGGAGCTCGCCCCGGACCGGATCACCGTGCGCGGCACGCTGCCCGGGTGGCGGCGGACGATCCCGGCGGCCCGGATCGACGACGTGCTGCGTGGCGCGCTGTCCCTGCTCGACCTCGGGCGCTGA